Within Paeniglutamicibacter psychrophenolicus, the genomic segment CCTTTCCTGGCCCTCGGGCCGGGTTCTTAATCCAGGTAGTCGCGAAGGACCTGCGACCGCGACGGGTGGCGCAGCTTCGACATCGTCTTCGATTCGATCTGGCGGATGCGTTCGCGGGTCACGCCGTAGACCTTGCCGATCTCGTCAAGGGTCTTCGGCTGGCCGTCGGTCAGGCCGAAGCGCATGGCCACGACTCCGGCCTCGCGCTCGGAGAGCGTGTCGAGAACCGAGTGCAGCTGTTCCTGCAGCAGGGTGAAGGACACGGCATCGGCGGGGACAACGGCCTCGGAGTCCTCGATGAGGTCGCCGAACTCGGAGTCGCCGTCTTCACCCAGCGGGGTGTGCAGGGAGATCGGCTCGCGGCCGTACTTCTGGACCTCGACGACCTTCTCGGGGGTCATGTCCAGTTCCTTGGCCAATTCCTCCGGGGTGGGTTCGCGACCCAGGTCCTGGAGCATCTGGCGCTGCACGCGTGCAAGCTTGTTGATGACCTCGACCATGTGCACCGGGATGCGGATGGTGCGGGCCTGGTCGGCCATGGCACGGGTGATGGCCTGGCGGATCCACCAGGTGGCGTAGGTCGAGAACTTGAAGCCCTTGGTGTAGTCGAACTTCTCGACCGCACGGATCAGGCCCAGGTTGCCTTCCTGGATCAGGTCAAGGAAGAGCATTCCGCGACCGGTGTAGCGCTTGGCCAGCGACACCACCAGGCGCAGGTTGGCCTCGAGCAGGTGGTTCTTGGCGATCTTGCCGTCATGCACGATCTGCTCGTAGTCCCAGCGCAGGCGCTTGTCCATCTTGTTGCCGGTGTCGGCAACGAGCTTCTCGTTGGCGAAGAGTCCCGCCTCGATGCGCAGCGCCAGGTCGACTTCCTGCTCGGCATTCAGCAAGGCAACCTTGCCGATCTGCTTCAGGTAGTCCTTGACCGGGTCGGCGGTGGCGCCGGCGACCATGACCTGCTGCTGCGGGGCATCGTCTTCGTCGGCGGTGAGGACAAATCCCCTGGAGTTTTCGTCAACTGCCGGGGCCTTGGGGGTTTCCTCGGCATCTTCGTCCGTCT encodes:
- a CDS encoding RNA polymerase sigma factor — encoded protein: MSSETTTNGKAASAAADPQDATTDKAAAKPAVAKAATAKKPAVKRAPAKSRAKAAKADEDVETDEVETDEDAEETPKAPAVDENSRGFVLTADEDDAPQQQVMVAGATADPVKDYLKQIGKVALLNAEQEVDLALRIEAGLFANEKLVADTGNKMDKRLRWDYEQIVHDGKIAKNHLLEANLRLVVSLAKRYTGRGMLFLDLIQEGNLGLIRAVEKFDYTKGFKFSTYATWWIRQAITRAMADQARTIRIPVHMVEVINKLARVQRQMLQDLGREPTPEELAKELDMTPEKVVEVQKYGREPISLHTPLGEDGDSEFGDLIEDSEAVVPADAVSFTLLQEQLHSVLDTLSEREAGVVAMRFGLTDGQPKTLDEIGKVYGVTRERIRQIESKTMSKLRHPSRSQVLRDYLD